From the Peromyscus leucopus breed LL Stock chromosome 8b, UCI_PerLeu_2.1, whole genome shotgun sequence genome, one window contains:
- the LOC119086141 gene encoding leucine-rich repeat-containing protein 37A2-like: MERHMDISWVGHLDQAAHTSIWNFQGNSISYIEKHVWKAYRWTETLILSENLLTELHKDTFEGLLSLQVLDVSCNKIRYIERRTFESLPFVKYMNLGCNLLIELSFGTFQAWHGMQFLQKLILSRNPLTVVEDPYFYKLPALKYLDLGTTQVPLKALENILMMTLELEHLILPKHMVCCLCKYKADIEIVCKTIKLHCHIGCLINTTYCLEASIGNPEGPFMKVLQSRKENTSTELAVEPESSALEKDALSSSGFMNEQLDFNDESDVISALNYILPYFSEGNLEDVVSTLLPFIKVLFSNIQSTDNSLEPYKNDSRSLALNPVPKASKMAYKNKLNKLYFLENLLDAEIDEVRKKEKTAMLMQQSSRLGSKFKRRIFEKRWEPAQAEESSLAEIEKAEKRLHRMNRVLQGTGSIQKRHFKDVSAKSLWSKQSDHTPVENIAKDGQLRSPPTTELQQLHLGQKPRKSGGNSFHSEPLLPKEHREAVSSPTEQSLVDEAPTTKSLPEFIDRRKDLSYTIYVLESANANVKRTKGSNPNLQSEERHRNLRKKKSHFQLIAKKPASSAVRSLVNSPAGRVFSSLGDLSYAGKPFSELYAASEPSTEKPPEENHTTTVNTVNTGGNSLKPNTTTVPEGAASETTTPENPATESNVTTSDLITTVKQTSEPPLDFILGAHSHVHFKENEYPLVMSPGDQFESHLNKQLRPLIPNNNVRRLISHVIRTLKMDCTDSHVQLSCAKLISRTGLLMKLLSEQQEFKLSRTDWDTEQWKTENYINESTEAQGEQKGLEPSQLTKAVPGYGYNNKVILAISVTVVVTVLIIIFCLIEVYSHRATREGDEEKSTRGKKSYKDSESQEGFFWLRWPLWLRDMYRPLHDTRKKNMAQDLQDKESSGEEEIFNKNVPRKGREEVVVVQTRVSTTNAEESEAADADTTE, from the exons GAATTTCCAAGGAAATTCTATTTCTTACATTGAAAAACATGTATGGAAAGCATACCGTTGGACTGAGACACT AATTCTCAGTGAAAATCTCCTGACTGAGTTACATAAGGATACATTTGAAGGCCTGCTGTCCCTCCAGGTTTT GGATGTATCTTGCAATAAAATACGTTATATTGAAAGAAGGACATTTGAATCATTACCTTTTGTGAAGTATAT GAACCTTGGGTGCAATTTACTCATTGAGCTGAGCTTTGGAACATTTCAAGCATGGCATGGAATGCAGTTTTTACAGAAGTT AATTCTCAGCCGTAACCCTCTGACAGTTGTTGAAGATCCTTACTTTTATAAGTTGCCAGCGTTAAAATATCT AGACCTGGGAACAACCCAAGTGCCACTGAAGGCGCTTGAGAACATCCTCATGATGACTCTGGAGCTGGAACATCT GATCTTGCCTAAACACATGGTCTGCTGCCTCTGCAAATATAAAGCTGATATTGAGATTGTCTGCAAGACAATCAAACTGCATTGTCATATTGGATGTCTGATAAACACCACATATTGTC TGGAGGCCTCTATAGGGAACCCAGAAGGACCGTTCATGAAGGTGTTGCAGTCCCGGAAAGAGAACACCAGCACCGAGCTTGCTGTTGAACCCGAAAGCAGCGCTTTAGAAAAAGATGCTCTTAGCTCTTCAGGCTTCATGAATGAACAGCTGGACTTTAACGATGAAAGTGATGTTATTAGTGCCCTAAATTACATACTGCCATATTTCTCAGAGGGAAATCTGGAAGATGTAGTGTCAACGTTGTTACCATTCATTAAAGTGCTGTTTTCTAATATACAAAGTACAGATAATTCACTGGAACCCTACAAAAATGATTCGAGGAGTCTTGCTCTTAACCCTGTACCAAAGGCAAGTAAGATGGCTTACAAAAATAAACTGAATAAGCTTTATTTTCTAGAGAATTTGTTAGATGCAGAAATCGATGAggttagaaagaaagagaaaaccgcCATGCTTATGCAGCAGTCTAGCCGCTTGGGTTCCAAATTTAAACGACGGATATTTGAAAAGAGATGGGAACCTGCCCAGGCAGAGGAAAGCAGTCTTGCAGAGattgagaaggcagagaaaaggcTCCACAGGATGAACAGAGTGCTCCAGGGGACAGGAAGCATACAGAAAAGGCATTTCAAGGACGTGAGTGCCAAGAGCCTGTGGAGCAAGCAGAGTGACCACACACCTGTGGAGAACATCGCCAAAGACGGGCAGCTCAGGAGCCCACCCACAACAGAGCTGCAGCAGCTCCATCTGGGGCAGAAGCCCAGGAAGTCAGGGGGAAATTCCTTCCACTCAGAGCCCTTGCTCCCAAAGGAACACAGGGAGGCAGTGTCTTCTCCCACAGAACAATCGCTGGTGGACGAGGCTCCCACTACAAAGTCTCTACCTGAGTTCATAGACAGACGAAAAGACTTGTCTTACACCATTTATGTTTTAGAAAGTGCAAATGCCAATGTGAAAAGAACGAAGGGGTCTAATCCTAATTTACAGTCTGAAGAGAGACATCGAAACCTTAGGAAGAAAAAGTCTCATTTCCAGTTGATTGCAAAGAAGCCAGCATCCTCTGCAGTGAGGAGCCTGGTAAATTCCCCTGCGGGAAGGGTCTTTTCATCTTTAGGAGACCTGAGTTATGCAGGAAAGCCTTTTTCAGAATTATATGCTGCTTCAGAACCTTCTACAGAAAAACCACCTGAAGAAAATCATACTACAACAGTTAATACAGTTAATACTGGAGGAAACAGCCTCAAACCAAACACCACTACTGTGCCTGAAGGAGCTGCATCAGAGACTACAACCCCTGAGAATCCGGCTACAGAGTCCAATGTGACTACATCCGATTTAATTACAACTGTTAAGCAAACCAGTGAGCCACCGTTAGACTTCATCTTGGGGGCTCACTCACATGtccatttcaaagaaaatgagtACCCATTGGTGATGTCACCAGGTGATCAGTTTGAATCTCATCTAAACAAGCAGCTGCGGCCCCTTATCCCCAACAATAACGTGAGGAGGCTTATTTCTCATGTTATCAGGACTTTGAAGATGGACTGCACTGACTCCCACGTGCAACTGTCCTGTGCCAAGCTCATCTCCAGAACAGGGCTCCTGATGAAGCTTCTCAGTGAGCAACAAGAATTCAAGTTGTCCAGGACTGACTGGGATACAGAGCAGTGGAAAACCGAAAACTACATCAATGAGAGCACAGAAGCCCAAGGTGAACAGAAGGGTCTGGAACCAAGTCAG CTCACAAAAGCAGTTCCAGGATATGGCTACAACAACAAAGTCATCTTGGCAATATCTGTAACTGTAGTCGTGACAGTTTTGATTATCATTTTCTGTCTCATTGAG GTTTATTCTCACAGAGCAACAAGAGAGGGAGATGAAGAAAAGTCCACAAG GGGTAAGAAATCCTACAAGGACAGTGAGAGTCAG GAAGGATTTTTCTGGCTAAGGTGGCCACTATGGCTTAGGGATATGTATAGGCCGCTGCATGACACACGCAAGAAAAACATGGCTCAGGATCTACAGGACAAGGAGTCCTCTGGAGAGGAGGAGATTTTCAATAAGAATGTACCAAG GAAGGGCAGGGAAGAAGTGGTGGTGGTTCAGACCCGAGTGTCGACCACCAATGCAGAAGAGAGCGAAGCAGCCGACGCTGACACCACAGAGTGA